The following are encoded in a window of Parus major isolate Abel chromosome 22, Parus_major1.1, whole genome shotgun sequence genomic DNA:
- the LOC107213813 gene encoding acidic proline-rich protein PRP25-like: protein MRKMKLQDEDEAAVPPQPGAPRKPRSPPVDPAPSPGLTSAASERSQHPLRAGLEQPELPPRPRHLLAPPGPGGPARRCPGAPQEPPLGTGSSRRLHPERGRWDPSAPSGHPQGTPRAPPAAPPALSAPSFPSPLPGRSHRAERTIAALENNGAAAAPRVAMRAGRGAGIPGAAQHPRLGLPKLLRLLRFSQSSPKTPEVLLRFSQSSRGSPEVPRKLPRFSWGSRGSPGVPKVPLRFS from the exons atgaggaagatgaagcTGCAGGATGAAGATGAAG CCGCGGTCCCCCCGCAGCCGGGAGCTCCCCGCAAACCTCGCTCACCGCCGGTGGATCCGGCCCCCAGCCCCGGGCTCACCTCGGCAGCCTCGGAGCGCTCTCAGCATCCCCTCCGCGCTGGGCTGGAGCAACCGGAGCTCCCTCCCCGGCCACGGCACCTCCTGGCCCCGCCGGGCCCGGGGGGACCCGCCCGCCGCTGCCCCGGAGCCCCCCAGGAGCCCCCGCTGGGCACCGGCTCCTCCCGGCGGCTCCACCCCGAGCGCGGCCGCTGGGACCCCTCGGCACCCTCAGGACACCCCCAGGGCACCCCCAGGGCACCCCCGGCGGCTCCGCCAGCGCTCAGcgctccctccttcccctctccccttccaGGACGGAGCCATCGGGCCGAGAGAACAATAGCGGCGCTGGAAAACAATGGAgcggccgccgctccccgcGTAGCGATGCGGGCAGGACGCGGGGCAGGAATCCCGGGAGCAGCGCAGCATCCGCGGCTCGGG CTCCCGAAGCTCCTGAGGCTCCTGAGGTTCTCCCAAAGCTCCCCCAAAACTCCTGAGGTTCTCCTGAGGTTCTCCCAAAGCTCCCGAGGTTCTCCTGAGGTTCCCCGAAAGCTCCCGAGGTTCTCCTGGGGTTCCCGAGGTTCTCCTGGGGTTCCCAAGGTTCCCCTGAGGTTCTCCTGA